The following coding sequences lie in one Eriocheir sinensis breed Jianghai 21 chromosome 19, ASM2467909v1, whole genome shotgun sequence genomic window:
- the LOC127000958 gene encoding msx2-interacting protein-like, translated as MALVIRVLLAAGLLVAAVSAAPQLTAAHPLVPSTLGHSFSKAQDDASTTVAPGQEAHATQNDEATDGAQTEQPQPASPISFSHATRFTRNAQNEDESEEAQTEQPQPASPISLSHATRFTRNAQQDGDTEGAQTEQPQPASPISLSHATRFTRNAQNKEESEEAQTEQPQPASPISLSHATRFTRNAQNKEESEEAQTEQPQPASPISLSHATRFTRNAQNKEDTEGAQTEQPQPASPISLSHATRFTRNAQNKEESEEAQTEQPQPASPISLSHATRFTRNAQNKEDTEEAQTEQPQPASPISLSHATRFTRNAQNKEESEEAQTEQPQPASPISLSHATRFTRNAQNKEDTEGAQTEQPQPASPISLSHATRFTRNAQHEEESEEAQTEQPQPASPISLSHATRFTRNAQDEEDAEGAQTEQPQPASPISFSHATRFTRNAQQDGDTEGAQTEQPQPASPISLSHATRFTRNAQNKEDTEGAQTEQPQPASPISLSHATRFTRNAQNKEDTEGAQTEQPQPASPISLSHATRFTRNAQHEEESEEAQTEQPQPASPISLSHATRFTRNAQHKEESEEAQTEQPQPASPISLSHATRFTRNAQNKEDTEGAQTEQPQPASPISLSHATRFTRNAQHEEESEEAQTEQPQPASPISLSHATVHPPISFSHATRFTRNAQQNGDTEGAQTEQPQPASPISLSHATRFTRNAQQDGDTEGAQTEQPQPASPISLSHATRFTRNAQQNGDTEGAQTEQPQPASPISFSHATRFTRNAQHEEDTEGAQTEQPQPASPISLSHATRFTRNAQHEEDAEGAQTEQPQPASPISFSHATRFTRNAQKDEDTEGAQTEQPQPASPISFSHATRFTRNAQKDEDTEGAQTEQPQPASPISFSHATRFTRNAQKDEDAEGAQTEQPQPASPISFSHATRFTRNAQKDEDTEGAQTEQPQPASPISFSHATRFTRNAQHEEDTEGAQTEQPQPASPISFSHATRFTRNAQHEEDTEGAQTEQPQPASPISLSHATRFTRNAQHEEDAEGAQTEQPQPASPISLSHATRFTRNAQHEEDTEGAQTEQPQPASPISLSHATRFTRNAQQDGDTEGAQTEQPQPASPISLSHATRFTRNAQKDEDTEGAQTEQPQPASPISFSHATRFTRNAQQNGDTEGAQTEQPQPASPISFSHATRFTRNAQHEEESEEAQTEQPQPASPISLSHATRFTRNAQDEEDAEGAQTEQPQPASPISFSHATRFTRNAQQNGDTEGAQTEQPQPASPISLSHATRFTRNAQNKEESEEHKEESEEAQTEQPQPASPISFSHATRFTRNAQHEENTAEAQTEQPQPASPISFSHATRFTRGAQYEEGYDGTFSEDPSAPAFGTDGSDNQDAFSNPPSGSDPDFGSHQGSFSPYDAQPSSFSQDSPYDPSQGQF; from the exons ATGGCTCTTGTGATTCGT GTCCTCCTCGCCGCCGGCTTGTTGGTGGCAGCCGTCAGCGCCGCCCCGCAGCTGACAGCCGCCCACCCGCTGGTGCCCAGCACCCTCGGGCACAGCTTCTCCAAGGCCCAGGACGACGCCAGCACTACCGTGGCCCCAGGGCAGGAGGCGCACGCCACCCAGAACGACGAGGCCACAGACGGGGCCCAGACCGAGCAGCCCCAGCCTGCCAGCCCCATCTCCTTTAGCCATGCCACGCGGTTCACCCGCAATGCCCAGAACGAGGATGAGAGTGAGGAAGCCCAGACCGAGCAGCCCCAGCCCGCCAGCCCCATCTCCTTAAGCCACGCCACGCGGTTCACCCGCAACGCCCAGCAAGATGGAGACACTGAGGGAGCCCAGACCGAGCAGCCCCAGCCCGCTAGCCCCATCTCCTTAAGCCACGCCACGCGGTTCACCCGCAACGCCCAGaacaaggaagagagtgaggaagcccAGACCGAGCAGCCCCAACCCGCTAGCCCCATCTCCTTAAGCCACGCCACGCGGTTCACCCGCAACGCCCAGaacaaggaagagagtgaggaagcccAGACCGAGCAGCCCCAGCCCGCCAGCCCCATCTCCTTAAGCCACGCCACGCGGTTCACCCGCAACGCCCAGAACAAGGAAGACACTGAGGGAGCCCAGACCGAGCAGCCCCAGCCCGCCAGCCCCATCTCCTTAAGCCACGCCACGCGGTTCACCCGCAACGCCCAGaacaaggaagagagtgaggaagcccagaccgagcagccccagcccgccagccccatctccttaagccacgccacgcggttcacccgcaacgcccagaacaaggaagacactgaggaagcccagaccgagcagccccagcccgccagccccatctccttaagccacgccacgcggttcacccgcaacgcccagaacaaggaagagagtgaggaagcccAGACCGAGCAGCCCCAGCCCGCCAGCCCCATCTCCTTAAGCCACGCCACCCGGTTCACCCGCAACGCCCAGAACAAGGAAGACACTGAGGGAGCCCAGACCGAGCAGCCCCAGCCCGCCAGCCCCATCTCCTTAAGCCACGCCACGCGGTTCACCCGCAACGCCCAGcacgaggaagagagtgaggaagcccAGACCGAGCAGCCCCAGCCCGCCAGCCCCATCTCCTTAAGCCACGCCACGCGGTTCACCCGCAACGCCCAGGACGAGGAAGACGCTGAGGGAGCCCAGACCGAGCAGCCCCAGCCCGCCAGCCCCATCTCCTTCAGCCACGCCACGCGGTTCACCCGCAACGCCCAGCAAGATGGAGACACTGAGGGAGCCCAGACCGAGCAGCCCCAGCCCGCCAGCCCCATCTCCTTAAGCCACGCCACGCGGTTCACCCGCAACGCCCAGAACAAGGAAGACACTGAGGGAGCCCAGACCGAGCAGCCCCAGCCCGCCAGCCCCATCTCCTTAAGCCACGCCACGCGGTTCACCCGCAACGCCCAGAACAAGGAAGACACTGAGGGAGCCCAGACCGAGCAGCCCCAGCCCGCCAGCCCCATCTCCTTAAGCCACGCCACGCGGTTCACCCGCAACGCCCAGcacgaggaagagagtgaggaagcccagaccgagcagccccagcccgccagccccatctccttaagccacgccacgcggttcacccgcaacgcccagcacaaggaagagagtgaggaagcccAGACCGAGCAGCCCCAGCCCGCCAGCCCCATCTCCTTAAGCCACGCCACGCGGTTCACCCGCAACGCCCAGAACAAGGAAGACACTGAGGGAGCCCAGACCGAGCAGCCCCAGCCCGCCAGCCCCATCTCCTTAAGCCACGCCACGCGGTTCACCCGCAACGCCCAGcacgaggaagagagtgaggaagcccAGACCGAGCAGCCCCAGCCCGCCAGCCCCATCTCCTTAAGCCACGCCACGGTTCACCC CCCCATCTCCTTCAGCCACGCCACGCGGTTCACCCGCAACGCCCAGCAAAATGGAGACACTGAGGGAGCCCAGACCGAGCAGCCCCAGCCCGCCAGCCCCATCTCCTTAAGCCACGCCACGCGGTTCACCCGCAACGCCCAGCAAGATGGAGACACTGAGGGAGCCCAGACCGAGCAGCCCCAGCCCGCCAGCCCCATCTCCTTAAGCCACGCCACGCGGTTCACCCGCAACGCCCAGCAAAATGGAGACACTGAGGGAGCCCAGACCGAGCAGCCCCAGCCCGCCAGCCCCATCTCTTTCAGCCACGCCACGCGGTTCACCCGCAACGCCCAGCACGAGGAAGACACTGAGGGAGCCCAGACCGAGCAGCCCCAGCCCGCCAGCCCCATCTCCTTAAGCCACGCCACGCGGTTCACCCGCAACGCCCAGCACGAGGAAGACGCTGAGGGAGCCCAGACCGAGCAGCCCCAGCCCGCCAGCCCCATCTCCTTCAGCCACGCCACGCGGTTCACCCGCAACGCCCAGAAAGATGAAGACACTGAGGGAGCCCAGACCGAGCAGCCCCAGCCCGCCAGCCCCATCTCCTTCAGCCACGCCACGCGGTTCACCCGCAACGCCCAGAAAGATGAAGACACTGAGGGAGCCCAGACCGAGCAGCCCCAGCCCGCCAGCCCCATCTCCTTCAGCCACGCCACGCGGTTCACCCGCAACGCCCAGAAAGATGAAGACGCTGAGGGAGCCCAGACCGAGCAGCCCCAGCCCGCCAGCCCCATCTCCTTCAGCCACGCCACGCGGTTCACCCGCAACGCCCAGAAAGATGAAGACACTGAGGGAGCCCAGACCGAGCAGCCCCAGCCCGCCAGCCCCATCTCCTTCAGCCACGCCACGCGGTTCACCCGCAACGCCCAGCACGAGGAAGACACTGAGGGAGCCCAGACCGAGCAGCCCCAGCCCGCCAGCCCCATCTCCTTCAGCCACGCCACGCGGTTCACCCGCAACGCCCAGCACGAGGAAGACACTGAGGGAGCCCAGACCGAGCAGCCCCAGCCCGCCAGCCCCATCTCCTTAAGCCACGCCACGCGGTTCACCCGCAACGCCCAGCACGAGGAAGACGCTGAGGGAGCCCAGACCGAGCAGCCCCAGCCCGCCAGCCCCATCTCCTTAAGCCACGCCACCCGGTTCACCCGCAACGCCCAGCACGAGGAAGACACTGAGGGAGCCCAGACCGAGCAGCCCCAGCCCGCCAGCCCCATCTCCTTAAGCCACGCCACGCGGTTCACCCGCAACGCCCAGCAAGATGGAGACACTGAGGGAGCCCAGACCGAGCAGCCCCAGCCCGCCAGCCCCATCTCCTTAAGCCACGCCACGCGGTTCACCCGCAACGCCCAGAAAGATGAAGACACTGAGGGAGCCCAGACCGAGCAGCCCCAGCCCGCCAGCCCCATCTCCTTCAGCCACGCCACGCGGTTCACCCGCAACGCCCAGCAAAATGGAGACACTGAGGGAGCCCAGACCGAGCAGCCCCAGCCCGCCAGCCCCATCTCCTTCAGCCACGCCACGCGGTTCACCCGCAACGCCCAGcacgaggaagagagtgaggaagcccAGACCGAGCAGCCCCAGCCCGCCAGCCCCATCTCCTTAAGCCACGCCACGCGGTTCACCCGCAACGCCCAGGACGAGGAAGACGCTGAGGGAGCCCAGACCGAGCAGCCCCAGCCCGCCAGCCCCATCTCCTTCAGCCACGCCACGCGGTTCACCCGCAACGCCCAGCAAAATGGAGACACTGAGGGAGCCCAGACCGAGCAGCCCCAGCCCGCCAGCCCCATCTCCTTAAGCCACGCCACGCGGTTCACCCGCAACGCCCAGaacaaggaagagagtgaggaa cacaaggaagagagtgaggaagcccAGACCGAGCAGCCCCAGCCCGCCAGCCCCATCTCCTTCAGCCACGCCACGCGGTTCACCCGCAACGCCCAGCACGAGGAAAACACTGCGGAAGCCCAGACCGAGCAGCCCCAACCCGCCAGCCCCATCTCCTTCAGCCACGCCACGCGGTTCACCCGCGGAGCCCAGTACGAGGAAGGGTATGATGGCACCTTCAGCGAAGACCCCTCCGCCCCGGCCTTCGGCACGGATGGGTCTGACAACCAGGACGCCTTCAGCAATCCTCCCTCCGGCTCAGACCCAGACTTTGGGTCTCACCAGGGCAGCTTCAGCCCCTACGACGCACAGCCCTCATCCTTCAGCCAGGACTCCCCCTACGACCCCAGCCAGGGACAGTTCTAG
- the LOC127000665 gene encoding kininogen-1-like: MGCLAQIFFAGLLVAAVRAAPTELEAHHPLAGTDYHATSSSSHGFSGHQETPTSEHHGFQAPGEEDHETESAPEHTFKTDHGVEVKPEHTFETGHGFEAQPGHAFETGHGAETDLEHHGAEVEPEHTFETDHGVDTEPEHSFSAHDADTEPEHGAEEAHATNNEEEVTESSPFSVAHEEPDFHKEAHEAVPPFGLKHHDEPEDVHVTDPYSPSAPTFGHH, translated from the exons ATGGGTTGTCTGGCTCAA aTTTTCTTTGCGGGCCTGTTGGTGGCTGCCGTGAGGGCCGCCCCGACAGAGCTGGAGGCGCACCACCCTCTGGCAGGCACTGACTACCACGCCACAAGCTCCTCCAGCCACGGCTTCTCGGGCCATCAGGAGACTCCCACAAGCGAGCACCATGGATTCCAGGCCCCAGGAGAAGAAGACCACGAGACTGAGAGCGCACCTGAGCACACCTTTAAAACCGACCATGGTGTCGAAGTCAAGCCTGAACACACCTTTGAGACTGGCCATGGATTCGAGGCTCAGCCGGGACACGCCTTTGAGACTGGCCATGGAGCCGAAACCGATCTCGAGCACCACGGGGCCGAAGTTGAACCTGAGCACACCTTTGAAACTGACCATGGAGTAGATACCGAGCCTGAACACTCCTTCTCAGCCCATGATGCCGACACCGAACCCGAACACGGCGCTGAGGAAGCCCACGCCACCAACAACGAGGAAGAAGTCACCGAATCCTCACCCTTCAGTGTCGCCCACGAGGAGCCCGACTTCCACAAGGAGGCGCACGAGGCCGTGCCTCCTTTTGGCCTCAAGCATCACGACGAGCCTGAGGATGTCCACGTCACCGACCCCTATTCACCTTCCGCCCCGACCTTCGGACACCATTAA